One Aegilops tauschii subsp. strangulata cultivar AL8/78 chromosome 2, Aet v6.0, whole genome shotgun sequence genomic window, AGGATCTCGGTCAGGTTGGCGCGGGGACCCACTTCGTCGGCGAGCGGGCGGTGCGCGCCGGCGAGGAATGGACAGGGACAGTGCGGCGGCGAGGAACGCAACCACGAGCTTCATCGTGCAACTGCCGCAGTGCACACGTGGCCTGAGCTGAGCTGCGCGTATGTCCGTTCTTTGTGCAGAGGTGAGAGCTTCCTAATTTTGAGGCGGTTAAGAGGATCGATGCAGGACGGTGTCAAAAGACGGAGGCAAGAGAGCTCGATGCAGAGCTCTTGTTCTTCAGAACGTAACTGAAAACAGAGACGTTGATTCACGTTCCCAAATAAAGTTGTTTGCTCTCAATGTCTCGTCTTTATGATAATTCTACAATACATACAAGCAGTGCATTCATTATGATGTGCACCATTTACATTATGTTGTACACCATTTCGGCGGAATAAATGAATTTACAAACACTTTCCGGAAGGAAATAAAAATTCATGGCACGTGCCAACGCATGCAAAGAATTATCCGACTACACCATCAAAAGCCCGGAGACCAGCAGAACCACGTAGCCAAGTGCAAGGCTCCCAGCGCCAACGACCCGGCAGGACGAACTCTTGGCGTCCGCATTGTCACTGGCAGCACGCTCGCTGGCGCCCGGCGCGTCGGCCATCACCTTGCCCCCGCGtcccggcgccggcgccggcgcaggCACGGGCGCCATCTCCGGGGCGGCCGGGAAGATCTCCTTGGGCAGCAGCACCCTGTTGAGCGCGTACACCGCGACGGGCGACGTCGAGTACACGCTGCTGGCGAGCTTGGCGGTGGCCCAGCCCGACACGACGCCGATCGTGCCCGCGGCGTAGGTGACGTTCACCTTGTACGCGAACATGGACACCGGGCTCGCCGCCGCCAGCGCGGAGAAGGCCGAGAGCTGGTAGTACCTGGGCATGGCGTGGTGCAGCA contains:
- the LOC109774907 gene encoding fasciclin-like arabinogalactan protein 7; translation: MELKAAVLVSALLCLALSRGALSQRARAPIVETPAPAPAPRHVELAELLSLAGPYGKFLEYLTMTDVIKTFQSQANDTKQGITVFAPQDSAFAALNETVLSNLTTDQLRSLMLHHAMPRYYQLSAFSALAAASPVSMFAYKVNVTYAAGTIGVVSGWATAKLASSVYSTSPVAVYALNRVLLPKEIFPAAPEMAPVPAPAPAPGRGGKVMADAPGASERAASDNADAKSSSCRVVGAGSLALGYVVLLVSGLLMV